A genomic region of Paenibacillus sp. PL2-23 contains the following coding sequences:
- a CDS encoding DEAD/DEAH box helicase — MSNKTWSELGIEERLIEALLQNGIKQPTGVQAETIPALLEGHDVTARSQTGTGKTLAFLLPLLQRIDTQSGAIQAVIISPTQELAMQIVRVAQTYAEPLGVRVQQLIGGAALKRQVEKMKLRPQLVIGTPGRLHELLKLRKLKLNEVRQVVIDEADQVFQLGSTKDLEAVLFALGKERQMAFFSATYPEQMARFEGRWMKSATRVQLTPEHRVSQTVENYYIISDKRDKTDTARRLIRLLKPKSALLFLNDTNEIANWESKLSYEGFTVEMLYGDADKQRRAATLERFRDGRCQLLLATDVAARGLDIEGLPLVLQLDPAVDADHYVHRAGRTGRMGRSGVVITIVTPHEIFIMDKFRKQLGIELEERAMYRGELLSEEELREATRPKLERLAKEQAKQSSPRPRTDAAAPKTAASPGVDAEVKPAETGFRSSQRSVKGEESRGKAADAKPITARPATARSASSKPTHAKPSAAKPATRPGKTDKPQSAKAKSKTAKSIKDKGAPKWLKEKRQSGQTEN, encoded by the coding sequence ATGAGCAACAAAACATGGAGCGAGCTCGGAATCGAGGAGAGATTAATCGAGGCGCTGCTTCAGAATGGCATTAAGCAGCCTACAGGCGTACAGGCGGAGACGATCCCGGCGCTGCTGGAAGGGCATGACGTAACGGCGCGGTCGCAGACGGGCACGGGCAAGACGCTCGCCTTCCTGCTGCCGCTCCTGCAGAGAATCGACACCCAGTCGGGAGCGATTCAGGCAGTTATCATATCGCCGACGCAGGAGCTGGCGATGCAGATTGTACGAGTGGCGCAGACCTATGCCGAGCCGCTTGGCGTTCGCGTTCAGCAGCTGATCGGCGGAGCAGCCTTGAAGCGGCAGGTCGAGAAGATGAAGCTTCGGCCGCAGCTCGTCATTGGCACACCGGGCCGGCTGCACGAGCTGCTGAAGCTGCGCAAGCTGAAGCTGAATGAGGTGCGGCAAGTCGTTATCGACGAAGCGGATCAGGTGTTCCAGCTGGGCTCCACCAAGGACCTGGAGGCAGTGCTGTTCGCGCTGGGCAAGGAGCGCCAGATGGCGTTCTTCTCCGCTACCTATCCGGAGCAAATGGCTAGATTTGAGGGGCGCTGGATGAAATCGGCGACACGTGTGCAATTGACGCCGGAGCACCGAGTCTCCCAGACCGTGGAGAACTATTATATTATTAGCGACAAACGGGATAAGACGGATACAGCCAGAAGACTGATCCGGCTGCTGAAGCCGAAGTCCGCTCTGCTGTTCCTGAACGATACGAACGAAATTGCCAACTGGGAATCCAAGCTGTCCTACGAGGGCTTTACGGTTGAAATGCTGTATGGAGACGCCGACAAGCAGCGCAGAGCGGCGACGCTGGAGCGCTTCCGTGACGGCCGCTGCCAGCTTCTCCTCGCGACGGATGTTGCTGCCCGCGGACTGGATATCGAAGGCTTGCCGCTGGTGCTTCAGCTTGATCCCGCCGTAGACGCGGATCATTACGTGCACCGCGCCGGCCGTACGGGCCGAATGGGACGGAGCGGAGTTGTCATTACGATCGTTACGCCGCATGAAATTTTTATTATGGACAAGTTCCGCAAGCAGCTTGGCATCGAGCTGGAGGAGCGAGCGATGTACCGAGGGGAGCTGCTGTCGGAGGAGGAGCTCCGTGAGGCGACGCGTCCGAAGCTGGAGCGACTGGCCAAGGAGCAGGCGAAGCAGAGCAGTCCTCGTCCGAGAACGGATGCTGCCGCGCCGAAGACTGCGGCTTCACCGGGCGTTGATGCGGAAGTTAAGCCTGCGGAGACGGGGTTCCGCTCGTCTCAGCGGAGCGTGAAGGGCGAAGAGTCGCGGGGCAAGGCGGCTGATGCCAAGCCAATCACTGCGAGGCCCGCTACTGCCAGGTCAGCCTCCTCGAAGCCAACTCATGCGAAGCCATCCGCAGCCAAGCCAGCCACCCGTCCCGGCAAGACGGACAAGCCGCAGTCGGCAAAAGCGAAATCCAAGACGGCCAAGAGCATAAAGGATAAAGGCGCTCCAAAATGGCTGAAGGAGAAGCGCCAGTCGGGCCAAACTGAAAATTAA
- a CDS encoding SDR family oxidoreductase, which yields MLKGKVVFISGASSGIGAIAASLLAERGAVPVLTGRNEERLKKQADSIRGECAYYVMDVTDMEQVQQTVEQVVKRYGRIDILLNNAGYGQFESIAKMPVESYEAMMNTNYMGIVRCTKAVLPYMEQQGEGHIVNVASMAGKIGSAKSTSYTATKHAVLGFTNSLRMELKPLGIHVSSINPGPIDTEFFAIADPSGSYVKNVSWFMMKPHYVARAIVRVMERRTQELDLPRAASVGIKLYGLFPRVADRMFGGLFNRK from the coding sequence ATGCTGAAAGGGAAGGTTGTATTCATATCCGGTGCTTCCAGCGGAATCGGCGCCATTGCAGCGTCGCTCCTGGCTGAGCGAGGCGCGGTGCCCGTTCTAACCGGACGTAATGAGGAGCGGCTTAAGAAGCAGGCGGACTCTATCCGTGGTGAGTGCGCCTATTACGTTATGGACGTGACCGATATGGAGCAGGTTCAGCAGACGGTAGAGCAGGTTGTGAAGCGGTATGGACGAATTGATATTTTGCTCAATAATGCAGGATATGGGCAATTCGAGTCGATTGCGAAGATGCCGGTTGAGAGCTACGAAGCCATGATGAATACGAATTATATGGGCATTGTTCGATGCACGAAGGCGGTGCTGCCGTATATGGAGCAGCAGGGAGAAGGCCATATTGTGAATGTCGCATCCATGGCCGGCAAGATTGGCTCCGCCAAGTCGACCAGCTACACGGCGACTAAGCATGCGGTGCTTGGCTTTACGAATTCGCTTCGGATGGAGCTGAAGCCGCTTGGCATTCATGTATCGTCCATCAATCCGGGACCGATTGACACGGAGTTTTTTGCCATTGCGGATCCGTCCGGCTCCTATGTGAAGAACGTCAGCTGGTTTATGATGAAGCCCCATTACGTCGCCAGAGCGATTGTGCGGGTGATGGAGCGCAGGACGCAGGAGCTGGATTTGCCAAGAGCGGCATCCGTCGGCATTAAGCTGTACGGCTTGTTCCCGAGAGTCGCGGACCGGATGTTTGGAGGATTATTTAATCGAAAATAG
- a CDS encoding S-layer homology domain-containing protein — MKSNMWKKTAITAMAMIMLTTGAASAFADGRGKDHGNDYKKGNGWHDNDRDRDDDDDDDDDDDDSKIKVRWNFKDEAQLEWALEYIMRLAAKGVFTGYEDGTFKPKQNISRIETLTAAVRLMGLRAQAESAAEMSTELQFKDVDKLEKKYPWAVGYVAVALENDLFAETETEIKPEQNATRLWSTILLIKALKLEGEAKALNNTKLDFKDANQIPAGSVGYVALALQKGIITGYEDKHGNKTFRPNQPVTRAELAALLDRTDNEMPDHDAQAIAGSLKAAPANGQLTVVKSDSTELTLAIDPTVFIFRDGKKASVSELQAGDKLFLRTYQNKVVFIEVTEKAPVQLAFAETGTVNTMTFNSQAKLSTISITKEVNGQTTVLIYNVDANAQIVGDVSKLTTNQLVEVKGENNIVKTITIK; from the coding sequence ATGAAATCGAACATGTGGAAAAAAACAGCAATAACGGCAATGGCAATGATTATGCTTACGACTGGAGCGGCTTCCGCATTCGCGGATGGAAGAGGCAAGGATCATGGCAATGATTATAAAAAGGGCAATGGCTGGCATGATAACGATCGGGATCGCGACGATGACGATGATGACGACGACGATGATGATGACAGCAAAATCAAAGTGAGATGGAACTTCAAGGATGAAGCGCAGCTGGAGTGGGCGCTGGAATACATCATGCGCCTGGCGGCCAAAGGCGTGTTCACTGGTTATGAGGACGGCACCTTCAAGCCGAAGCAGAACATCTCCCGTATCGAGACGCTGACTGCGGCAGTACGCTTGATGGGACTGCGCGCGCAGGCGGAGTCGGCTGCCGAGATGAGCACGGAGCTTCAGTTCAAGGACGTTGACAAGCTGGAGAAAAAATATCCATGGGCGGTTGGCTATGTTGCGGTAGCGCTGGAAAACGATCTGTTCGCCGAGACGGAGACGGAAATTAAGCCGGAGCAGAATGCGACACGGCTGTGGTCCACTATTCTGTTGATTAAGGCTCTGAAGCTGGAAGGCGAAGCGAAAGCTCTGAACAATACGAAGCTGGACTTCAAGGACGCAAACCAAATTCCTGCCGGCTCCGTCGGCTACGTAGCTCTGGCGCTTCAGAAGGGCATTATTACAGGCTATGAGGACAAGCATGGCAACAAAACGTTCCGACCGAACCAGCCGGTAACACGCGCTGAGCTTGCGGCGCTGCTCGACCGAACGGACAACGAGATGCCGGACCACGACGCGCAGGCTATTGCCGGCTCGCTGAAGGCGGCTCCGGCCAACGGCCAGTTGACTGTAGTGAAGAGCGACAGCACAGAGCTGACGCTGGCGATTGATCCGACTGTATTTATTTTCCGAGATGGCAAAAAGGCTTCCGTCAGCGAGCTGCAGGCCGGCGACAAGCTGTTCCTTCGCACCTATCAGAACAAGGTGGTCTTCATCGAGGTGACGGAGAAGGCGCCGGTTCAACTCGCATTTGCCGAGACGGGCACGGTGAACACCATGACGTTCAATTCGCAGGCGAAGCTTTCTACGATCTCCATTACCAAGGAAGTGAATGGCCAGACAACTGTGCTGATCTATAATGTGGACGCTAACGCCCAAATCGTTGGCGACGTATCGAAGCTGACGACGAATCAGCTGGTGGAAGTGAAAGGCGAGAACAACATCGTGAAGACGATTACGATTAAATAA
- a CDS encoding ABC transporter ATP-binding protein, with product MDTILNVTGLTGGYTPRRSVLHDIDFELRAGEMVGLIGLNGAGKSTTIKHILGLMHPHQGEVKVAGVTLEEAPQQYRSSFAYVPETPLLFDELTVEEHLRLSAMAYQVPEERFQLEAARLLEQYQMTPKRKAFASHLSKGMKQKVMIMSALLASPRLYIIDEPFLGLDPLGIRSLLEQLVAVKKGGAAILMSSHILSTVETYCDRFIVIHQGRIAAQGDLDAIRKAAGLSQGGGTLEDAFYRLVAGGEQ from the coding sequence ATGGATACGATTCTAAATGTTACTGGATTAACAGGCGGTTATACGCCTCGCAGGTCTGTGCTGCACGATATCGATTTCGAGCTGCGCGCGGGCGAGATGGTGGGACTGATCGGCTTGAACGGAGCGGGCAAAAGCACAACGATTAAGCATATATTAGGCCTCATGCATCCGCATCAAGGGGAGGTGAAGGTGGCGGGCGTCACGTTAGAAGAAGCGCCGCAGCAATACCGCTCATCGTTCGCCTATGTGCCGGAGACGCCCCTCTTGTTCGACGAGCTGACCGTAGAAGAACATCTTCGGCTGAGCGCAATGGCCTATCAGGTGCCGGAGGAGCGGTTCCAGCTTGAGGCGGCCAGGCTGCTGGAGCAATACCAGATGACGCCGAAGCGCAAGGCGTTCGCGTCGCATCTGTCCAAAGGCATGAAGCAGAAGGTTATGATTATGAGCGCTCTGCTGGCATCGCCGCGGCTGTACATTATCGACGAGCCTTTCCTGGGGCTGGACCCGCTGGGCATACGGTCGCTGCTGGAGCAGCTGGTTGCGGTGAAGAAGGGGGGAGCCGCCATTCTGATGAGCTCCCATATCTTGTCCACCGTAGAGACCTATTGCGACCGCTTTATTGTAATTCATCAAGGAAGGATTGCGGCGCAAGGCGATCTGGATGCGATACGTAAGGCGGCTGGGCTAAGCCAGGGAGGCGGCACGCTGGAGGATGCGTTCTATCGACTTGTGGCCGGTGGCGAGCAATGA
- a CDS encoding chemotaxis protein CheX, producing MKAEYINPFLESAKIVIEQVVQIRPATGQLGIKDIKFVENYIWIQIGLNGQMNGDIVFGLSEQVALKMVSAMMGGYVITEIDEIGRSAISELGNMISGNASTILFNQGVRVDITPPKLIQSAQSAGFNASQALTIPLIMEGIGELDIQVLIAS from the coding sequence ATGAAGGCAGAATATATAAATCCGTTTCTTGAATCAGCAAAAATCGTGATCGAGCAAGTCGTACAGATTCGGCCTGCTACTGGACAACTGGGGATCAAGGACATTAAGTTTGTTGAGAACTATATTTGGATTCAAATCGGACTCAACGGCCAAATGAATGGTGATATTGTATTCGGACTTAGCGAACAGGTTGCGCTCAAGATGGTTTCCGCGATGATGGGCGGCTATGTAATTACAGAAATCGACGAGATTGGCCGAAGCGCGATTTCCGAGCTTGGCAACATGATCAGCGGCAACGCCAGCACGATTCTGTTCAATCAGGGGGTTCGCGTAGACATTACGCCTCCGAAGCTGATTCAATCCGCTCAGTCAGCGGGGTTCAATGCATCCCAAGCGCTGACGATTCCGCTCATTATGGAAGGAATCGGCGAGCTGGATATTCAGGTATTGATCGCCTCATAA
- a CDS encoding ABC transporter permease → MMAEGNELAALRASRARAFRKEALPYVRYMGQSGFPSFLSLVFIAAALGYFRLIRDLPPDFPIALAGVLALTPLLAWSPLRTYAAPADIVYLMPREADMGAYLKLSHRAALVASGWIAAAVFLLYMPIYLQGEALVPAWLLAAALLLVKLGNMAASWEERRMAWDGARRMAGVLRWALTALAAAGWLTALWWQAAAFTLLCALVAWLVCKLPSKHRLNWERLIREEAVTRRRYYTFFGMFIDVPAMSAAVARRPYLDWVLPRISFRHDRTFVYLYGASLVRSELGGILVRILLLGGLVCYMAADAGGWSGWGAALVYLLALLVYGLQLSGLRGVHRHSVWQHVYPLPEEQQVEQLLLVDRSALLAGALLLWLPTAAPLLAGGDYAAPFAALVGAFAYVLIRPGRLRRKLRAEADED, encoded by the coding sequence ATGATGGCGGAGGGCAACGAGCTTGCGGCTCTGCGGGCGTCTCGGGCCAGAGCGTTCCGCAAGGAGGCGCTGCCCTATGTGCGCTATATGGGGCAAAGCGGCTTCCCGTCATTCCTGTCCCTCGTTTTTATCGCCGCGGCTCTCGGCTATTTCCGGCTTATTCGCGATTTGCCGCCGGACTTTCCCATTGCGCTGGCAGGAGTGCTGGCGCTGACGCCTCTGCTCGCTTGGAGCCCGCTCAGAACCTATGCGGCACCTGCCGATATCGTCTATCTTATGCCGCGGGAGGCGGATATGGGCGCATACCTGAAGCTCTCTCATCGAGCGGCGTTGGTGGCTTCGGGTTGGATAGCGGCGGCTGTATTCCTGCTCTATATGCCTATCTACTTGCAGGGCGAGGCGCTTGTGCCGGCATGGCTTCTGGCAGCGGCGCTGCTCCTGGTCAAGCTGGGCAACATGGCCGCCTCTTGGGAGGAGCGACGAATGGCCTGGGACGGAGCCAGGCGCATGGCGGGAGTGCTGCGCTGGGCGCTGACTGCGCTGGCTGCAGCGGGCTGGTTAACAGCCCTTTGGTGGCAGGCTGCCGCCTTCACGCTGCTGTGCGCGCTAGTGGCCTGGCTTGTGTGCAAATTGCCCAGCAAGCACCGCTTGAATTGGGAGCGTCTCATTCGTGAGGAAGCCGTAACCAGGCGCCGGTATTATACGTTTTTTGGCATGTTTATTGATGTGCCCGCCATGTCAGCGGCAGTGGCTCGCAGGCCATATCTGGATTGGGTGCTCCCTCGGATTTCCTTTAGGCATGACCGGACGTTTGTCTATTTGTACGGGGCATCGCTTGTTCGATCTGAGCTGGGAGGCATATTGGTCCGCATTCTGCTATTGGGAGGGCTCGTGTGCTACATGGCTGCCGATGCGGGGGGCTGGAGCGGCTGGGGCGCGGCGCTGGTGTATCTGCTTGCGCTGCTTGTATATGGCCTGCAGCTTAGCGGGCTGCGCGGCGTCCACCGCCACTCGGTATGGCAGCATGTGTATCCGCTCCCGGAGGAGCAGCAGGTGGAGCAGCTGCTCCTCGTCGACCGATCGGCGCTCCTGGCGGGGGCGCTGCTGCTCTGGCTGCCGACAGCGGCGCCGCTGCTTGCCGGAGGCGACTATGCGGCGCCGTTTGCCGCTCTTGTGGGCGCCTTCGCATACGTCTTAATCCGTCCAGGCCGCCTTCGGAGGAAGCTTCGCGCCGAGGCGGACGAGGACTGA
- a CDS encoding aminotransferase class I/II-fold pyridoxal phosphate-dependent enzyme: protein MNPLAQQLNETLQKESPNVYAMLSNLGKAIYFPKEGILSQSAEAKTKANKYNATIGIATEGGGPMHLKLIQDTLSAYEPKDLYEYAPPGGKPELRTAWRSKMVKDNPSLEGLPFGNPIVTNALTHGLSIVADLFADVGDAIVIPDKNWENYELTFGIRRGAVIVEYPLYNEHTRFNSAGLREALLAQKDKGKAIVVLNFPNNPTGYTPDAHEGEEIVSAIRDAAEAGVNIVAVTDDAYFGLFFEDSLQESLFSKLATLHPRVLAVKVDGATKEEYVWGFRVGFITYASPSQATLAALEQKTLGIIRSTISSGPHPSQTFVLHALQSPQFDAQKAEKFDIMKGRASRVKELLDSGRYGDDLPYYPFNSGYFMCLKLTKVSAESVRRHLLDQYGIGTIALGETDLRVAFSCIEEDNLEELFDTIHKAVTEVAAP, encoded by the coding sequence ATGAACCCACTAGCACAACAGTTAAACGAGACGTTGCAGAAGGAGAGCCCTAACGTCTACGCCATGTTGTCTAACCTTGGCAAAGCGATTTATTTCCCCAAAGAAGGCATTCTAAGTCAATCCGCTGAAGCGAAGACCAAAGCGAACAAATATAACGCGACTATCGGCATTGCTACCGAAGGCGGAGGGCCGATGCATCTGAAGCTTATTCAAGATACGCTGAGCGCCTATGAGCCCAAGGATCTGTACGAATACGCGCCTCCCGGCGGCAAGCCGGAGCTTCGGACCGCATGGCGCTCCAAGATGGTGAAGGACAATCCGTCGCTGGAAGGCCTCCCATTCGGCAATCCCATCGTGACGAACGCGCTCACGCACGGCCTCAGCATCGTGGCCGACCTGTTCGCGGATGTCGGGGACGCCATCGTCATTCCGGACAAAAACTGGGAGAACTACGAGCTGACCTTCGGCATCCGCCGCGGAGCCGTTATCGTGGAATACCCGCTGTACAATGAGCATACCCGCTTCAACAGCGCGGGACTGCGGGAAGCGCTGCTCGCCCAGAAGGACAAGGGCAAAGCGATCGTGGTGCTCAACTTCCCGAATAACCCGACGGGCTATACGCCTGACGCGCATGAAGGCGAGGAGATTGTCTCCGCGATCCGCGATGCGGCAGAAGCGGGCGTGAACATTGTAGCGGTGACGGACGATGCTTACTTCGGTCTCTTCTTCGAGGATTCGCTGCAGGAATCCTTATTCTCGAAGCTTGCGACTCTGCATCCGCGTGTGCTCGCGGTCAAGGTGGACGGCGCAACCAAAGAGGAATACGTATGGGGCTTCCGCGTAGGCTTTATCACTTATGCTTCTCCATCACAAGCAACGCTGGCGGCGCTGGAGCAGAAGACGCTTGGCATCATCCGCTCGACGATTTCCAGCGGTCCGCATCCGTCGCAGACCTTCGTTCTGCACGCGCTGCAATCGCCCCAGTTCGACGCTCAGAAGGCGGAGAAGTTCGATATTATGAAGGGCCGCGCAAGCCGCGTCAAGGAGCTTCTTGACAGCGGTCGTTATGGAGATGACCTTCCCTATTACCCGTTCAACTCCGGGTACTTCATGTGCCTGAAGCTGACGAAGGTGTCCGCAGAGTCCGTTCGCCGGCATCTGCTGGACCAATACGGAATCGGCACAATCGCCCTTGGTGAAACCGATCTTCGTGTCGCTTTCTCCTGTATCGAAGAGGATAACCTGGAAGAGCTGTTCGACACTATCCACAAAGCCGTCACAGAGGTAGCGGCCCCATAA
- a CDS encoding AraC family transcriptional regulator translates to MLHVSPNSFILLPAFAKIVCEPGWRWARREKPMANFDLFYVWSGEGEVEVNGVHYQVGKGSCFLFRPGDYTSATHNPQKPLVLTYIHFGVDEAVEQVPDRYRQLDDTVDFEYMLSRYVRLFLVQTYAAEEEARLVLKALLIQLLRADNQTPVERKGSNQLTEAIHEIANFIRQNPGIAHRVEDLATRAQLSPRYFSMKFKELIGMSVQTYMIRTRIERAQHLLMHAGMNVTEVADALGYRDIFFFSRQFKQYTGRSPSEIR, encoded by the coding sequence ATGCTTCATGTATCGCCGAATTCCTTCATTCTGCTGCCCGCTTTCGCCAAGATTGTATGCGAGCCGGGCTGGAGATGGGCCAGGCGGGAGAAGCCCATGGCCAACTTCGATCTGTTCTACGTATGGAGCGGCGAAGGAGAGGTTGAGGTGAACGGTGTTCATTATCAGGTAGGCAAGGGCAGCTGCTTTCTGTTCCGCCCCGGCGACTACACAAGCGCCACCCATAATCCGCAGAAGCCGCTTGTGCTGACGTATATTCATTTTGGCGTGGACGAAGCCGTTGAGCAGGTGCCGGATCGATACAGACAGCTGGACGATACCGTTGATTTCGAATATATGCTGTCCAGATACGTCCGTCTGTTCCTGGTGCAGACCTATGCGGCGGAGGAAGAGGCGCGGCTTGTGCTGAAGGCGCTGCTGATTCAGCTGCTGCGCGCGGATAATCAGACGCCGGTGGAGCGAAAGGGCAGCAATCAGCTGACGGAAGCGATCCATGAGATTGCCAACTTTATTCGGCAAAATCCAGGCATCGCCCATCGCGTTGAGGATCTGGCTACGCGAGCGCAGCTCTCGCCCCGTTATTTCTCCATGAAGTTCAAGGAGCTGATCGGGATGTCCGTTCAGACCTATATGATCCGAACCCGAATCGAGCGAGCGCAGCATCTGCTGATGCATGCGGGAATGAACGTAACGGAGGTGGCTGACGCGCTCGGCTACCGGGATATATTTTTTTTCAGCCGGCAGTTCAAGCAATATACGGGAAGAAGCCCGTCCGAAATACGTTAG
- a CDS encoding DUF3055 domain-containing protein translates to MQLPNYDFMSDSTEDTSTRFTTFITPSLARFDLAITTTNRFYGKKLVTDLQSGKTAIIGPDDLEEEGYLEHTFKLTEEEAGELAQFLYFVVGTVNFTD, encoded by the coding sequence ATGCAGCTGCCTAACTACGACTTTATGTCGGATTCCACAGAGGACACGTCGACAAGATTTACAACCTTCATTACGCCAAGCCTGGCTCGGTTCGACCTCGCCATCACCACGACCAACCGATTTTACGGCAAGAAGCTTGTAACAGACCTGCAATCCGGCAAGACGGCCATTATCGGGCCCGACGATCTGGAGGAGGAGGGATATCTGGAGCATACGTTCAAGCTGACGGAGGAAGAAGCAGGAGAGCTTGCTCAATTTCTTTATTTTGTGGTAGGAACAGTGAATTTTACAGACTGA
- a CDS encoding HRDC domain-containing protein → MQIVFLNTFEKQGEDGSVVSAQLTISEEHGVWGVDWLEERDGSEQDRWFQGTSWEEMMTAFRYGIARMMGLGYSPIVDGMLDSERNGSGGFVTMLQCYGELNANEELFQQLRDWRRKAAAEEKKSAYLVATNRMLWMISAFVPRTQDELSQIPGWGKAKLAAYGESVLKITSGAERTTDFPLDWVAGALDGEQYTTWLYKQKENKYKGMMDRQQEKKQILLIMQQAGGLDQLQKELSLSRRELLLRIEQLEQEGYDIEGLLERELSHVPESERDQIWQAMSTMGDRYLKPVLTHVYGEDPQAGTDRQVEQLYERLRLMRMSYRRKKQEKAV, encoded by the coding sequence ATGCAAATCGTATTTCTGAACACGTTCGAGAAGCAAGGGGAGGATGGCTCCGTTGTCAGCGCTCAGTTGACCATCAGCGAGGAGCACGGCGTATGGGGCGTTGATTGGCTGGAGGAACGGGACGGCAGCGAGCAGGACCGCTGGTTCCAGGGCACTTCGTGGGAGGAGATGATGACGGCTTTCCGTTATGGAATCGCCAGAATGATGGGACTGGGATATTCGCCAATTGTGGATGGCATGCTGGACAGCGAGCGAAACGGCTCGGGCGGCTTTGTGACGATGCTGCAATGCTATGGGGAGCTTAACGCCAATGAAGAGCTATTCCAGCAGCTTAGAGATTGGCGGCGCAAGGCGGCGGCGGAGGAGAAGAAATCCGCTTATTTGGTGGCGACGAATCGTATGCTTTGGATGATTAGCGCATTTGTCCCGCGAACGCAGGACGAGCTCTCTCAAATTCCGGGCTGGGGCAAGGCGAAGCTGGCGGCATACGGCGAGTCGGTGCTGAAGATCACGTCCGGGGCGGAGAGGACTACCGATTTCCCGCTGGACTGGGTGGCTGGCGCGCTGGATGGCGAGCAATATACGACTTGGCTGTATAAGCAGAAGGAGAACAAATATAAGGGCATGATGGATCGCCAGCAGGAGAAGAAGCAAATATTGCTTATTATGCAGCAAGCGGGCGGGCTGGACCAGCTGCAGAAGGAGCTGTCGCTGTCGCGCAGAGAGCTGCTGCTTCGCATCGAGCAGCTGGAGCAGGAGGGCTACGATATCGAGGGACTGCTGGAGCGGGAGCTCAGCCATGTGCCGGAGAGCGAGCGTGACCAAATTTGGCAGGCGATGTCGACAATGGGCGATCGCTACCTGAAGCCAGTCCTGACTCACGTATATGGGGAAGATCCGCAGGCGGGGACCGATCGCCAGGTGGAGCAATTGTACGAGAGGCTGCGGCTTATGCGGATGAGCTATCGCAGGAAAAAGCAAGAAAAAGCAGTTTAA